Below is a genomic region from Amyelois transitella isolate CPQ chromosome 4, ilAmyTran1.1, whole genome shotgun sequence.
GACGAGGGCCACACTgggtataaaagtaaaaaaaactctttctACTCGATACTAGATGGAGCATTCTGATGCTAGAAATGAATCCGTTCAAAGATGTTTGCAAAACTTGACTTGATATTAAAACACGttctaccaaaaacaaaaaaccgaGCAATGCTCGGTCAACCAGGTACTAATATTAGTTAGAATTACCTGCACCAGTTTATCAGATGGCGGCGGGCAATTGATGACCGGGTAGGACGTGTTCCCGGACAGAACCGGGCCGAGCCCGTTGGAGCGCCCCGCCACGGCGACGAACACGAGGGCGCCGTGCGTGTCCTCGTATCAAATCAAATCGTTTATTTTGTGAACATAGGTTATCACAGGTTGacattttattgtgaaaatgtACACTACGTCCCGCCATTGggcatacaaaattaatattttaaactattaataataaaaattacattgcctcatatcaattaaaaaaaaaaacaaaaaaatgttcatgcatttctaattttttttttctttttacgtcATTGTCAGTCAGAtaggtaataaattattcaaaaccTCGTACTCCTGCAGGATGCGCAGAGTCTCGTCCGTCGCCTTGTGGGCGGACGTCACGCGCAAGTCCACAGACAGGCCCAGTTCGCGACCGGCTGtgagaaaataatacattttaactAAGTTATTATCTTACTAGATGCCACCCGCGACTTAGTCCGCATGGAatccctatcaatcccgctgGATTTCCGGGATAGAAAGTAGTccatatgttattctgggtcttcagctacctacataccaaatttcatcgtaatcggttcagtagtatttgcgtgaaagagtaacaaacatccatactgacatcctgacatactcacaaaatttcgcatttataagattaattagtatttattatattaattagattaattagtaagattaattatttacacacacatacctttctttacattttcctaTCGTGGGCTGATTGTATAAAACTTCTTAGTCAAAGTTCTatatttttccttgatgtacataaataaaataataaataaatagcttttatcttttacatacatacatatggtcacgtctatatcccttgcggggtagacagagccaacagtcttgaaaggacttgaagatagagttgagattcaaatagtgacaggttgctagcccatcgcctaaaaaagaatcccaagtttgtaagcctatcccttagtcgccttttacgacatccatgggaaagagatagatattttttgtattggtgccgggaaccacaccgacaccttttatcttttattaattatttttttctgttgcaattatattacatattcAGATTTCCCCATAAAACTAGTTATTTTTACCTTTAGCAATCTTCTGACAGTGTTCCTGATCGGCCGTCGAGCCCATCATCACGACCACCTTGTGGTGGACGGTCGGTCTCAGGTGGTCCAGCTGGTCTTTAACCCAGGCGAAGTTACGTTTCACATTGTCCAGGTCGGCGTCAGTCACCGTCGACAGGTTTCTGTAAACCTGCAAGACATTCGTGCGAATTGGTTAAGTCTAGGGAGAGACTAATACTAACAAGAGTATCGAATTTTCATGGCACAACAAGAATTGACGTTATCCAACtaattccatctctttttaaAGAGTTGACTAAGGGAGACACATTTACCTCGTGCAGCGTTTACcatgttcaaattcaaattcaaactttttatacattattataggatacttcatatcgcttaataattgtcaaatcttttggtttcacaacattggttgatgtcaaataaattacttaaaactaagtttactgccgcttccaagccagaagaagcggtaacagaCTGCACTTTcttcataatttaataataattgagttccctgcaaaggttcttattttattcaatattggatAAGGCATTTGTCTTCCACCTCACTCGATGGTAAGTGACGATGAAAACGAAGAGTAACAGCCTATCCAAGAGATAATACCCttttattctacttttgaaAGTTCTCGAACATACTTTtcagaggtcagacgggagtcgcttcatgtaaagaTCTGACTTAGTCAATCATAATCAAAAAGCGCTCTtaaggctcctctccagagaagtgGGGATGTGTTATTCGCGCGATAGTAACGGCGTAGCGCGTGCTATGCTACGGGGCCAGGTCGAAGTATAGGTGTCAACAGTATGTCTGTATTAAGTTTGACTGCAAAAAACTGTAATAACGTGGTTAAAAACCCAGAACTATCATAATATAGAATCATTATTCGAATTTATAGTATAAATGTACATTTTCAAACCTATGTAACCTTATTATACTATGTAtcttcataatatatttactttcacACTCTGCTATCATCTGGATAAGATTATTTCTTTAGATTGTAATTAAGTAATGTTTTGGTATAAGTAACTTACAATCTGTACCCTTGGAGGAGCGGAGTCTCCTAACACAGGTATTACATACTTAACAGGAGACTTCAAACACTTTTGTTATTTACCATATTGTAagttaaagaataaatatttttttcatttctcaCCTGCTTGTCCACCATCAGACGTTTGTCGCCAGAGGGCCATAGCCGCCAGGAATCGGAATCAATCACATCAGCCAAAACGATGTTTCctgaaaaaacattttcaaattagGAATGGtactttttattgataaactaGATTAGCAGAGTTCGCGATACCGCCCGCATAAAGGAGAAATCCTGTAAGTTCTGTTCTCGCAGGAATTTTGaggaataatattttagtgCATATCGAAACAGGAGATTATTCCGACATTACTATACTATATGTAAgctacatatttaatttcatccaGAGATTTTATGgtatcttttttatagatagagttgaaattttgtgaaaaataaaaaaaaaacatctgtGGACTTCAGAACTGATTATTTGTTCAGCGGTAAtagattttcatttatttgtcGATTCTTGTACACATATGacataaaaaatcgattatgcaAGAAGATGTCGTATCTATATTGAATAGGTTCCATATCCTTTCAATAGGAAATAGCATGAGAGTTAAGtcatttctatattatttGGAAGTCTATAAATACCTTCAGTATCGACTCCGAATTCAATCTTCATGTCAATGAGAGCACAGTCACGAAGCGCCCATGCCTTCTCCAAAATCTCGAAAACCAAGATGGTGGCTTTACGCATGTAGTCTACTTCGTCACggcctgaaaaaaatataattcacaAATTGTAAAGCTGTGTACACACGTGGCTAACAAAAGTTTACATTACCTAGTTATAGTGGTgtgtttttgaaatattgcCCTTTAAAATTACCACAAGTTTTTTAATTGAGGGTAGACATCCGTTTTAAGTTTCCCGTACGGAAAAGATAAGAACGATAGTTGACCAAGGACATATGAATGGTCCAAGTTAGTTTGCCAATTTATGACTTTACAATCGTATCGATCATAATGGcacgaaataatatttatccagacattacatataatcacgtctttttcccttacggggtagacagaaccgacaggcctgaagagactgaaaagCTACTACTGAGAAACAGGTAAAAACGCTATGAGAAAGACaacgaaatataaaaaaaacaaacctaTTGTAAGTCCGTTAAATTTGAAGTTAGCGCAGACTATCTGTTCCTCAGACCATTGGGGATCGTGGTTGGCGTCGTCCTTGAAGAACGTCTCCTGTTTGGGCGGGGTGAACCGGAACCCTTCTGGAACCCCGGGGTTCCTCTTGAGGAAGGACCCGGTAGCCAGGCGCCGTGTCACCCATTCAATGGGAATCATTTCGCACTTCTTCGATACGAAAGCTGAAGGTGATGCCATTTTGACATAAGCGGTTCTCAAgcctgaaaattaaattagaacagaaaattaaaaatacaaagtaggaaaaaaaagaaaaatagataaaactgaaaatagaacaaaaaatatgtagtcaaattcttttttattaaaggcGGCATGgggaaatgttattttttttacttgcaaAGTAGACAAATCCCTTAGGCCTAAAGGTAAAAtgctttttttcaatttaaatattaacattaagaaaaaaataggtGTGAAATTAAAGcggaattaaaattataattcacaAGTCACTATGTCATCATTAAGTGGATGTAGTATCAcagtagatttattttctcattttcaCGCAACATAAgattccaatttcaaaattcacgCAATATGGTGTGACCTTGCAAGACAAACTATGTaatcgatataaaattatcGCCGGGGTCACAGGCCAGTATTACTTAAGAAAACACAACAATATTACATTTCAAAACGAACAAACAtgctattaattttgttatttatttgcatcATCGTGATCTTATTTTCAACAACGATATCGATAAGGCCTGATCTTACCCTTTTACGGCCTTCATATTATACAATAACTTTGATAGTGAAATTTTAAACGTGTCTAAGTAATAACTTGTATTAATAAACGAAACTTAGGCTTATTTGCAAGTGACAATAATAGTTTTCCGTGCAATGAACATTCATTATCTTATCAAGGCAATAAATAGCCGtgtgaaagtaaaaaaatagatgttttttttttattatttttactgatCTGAACTATAACATGAAAGAGAATTTATCAGTTTGTTGTTTTCAGATTTCTATTTTAAGACCTCGTTACAAAATTACGCAATTTTTTGCTGTTATCTATAGAGCCACAGGTTTTTAATGACGGAGGctaataatgtaaatagtaACCAGTtatccatatttaaaaaaaaaacaagtccCTTGACCCACCTGTAGTGGCCGGGAATTTAAAACTTAGTACCTACTGTTTTTGTACTGTTCTTCCAAAccatcttttatttctttctcctGATCCAGGTTACATCCTCATCTCTCTGGAAGTAGCCGGGactatgcctttgaccatggatacTGGATTTCCCCATCCAGCatctatggtcaaaggcatactccCGGCCATGTGAGtctttacacgaagcgactcccatgtGACCTTCGCAGGGGAATCTTACCGGTATTGgatcaatcatggttacatatccaattgcctgaatgcGCAGTTTACTtacgttttccctcaccgtaagagcatcgattaagtattgaaactaatgtacctacataacctCGAAAACattcattggtacatggtcgAGGTGGAAtctgaacctgtgcctttcatGCGAATCACGCTTTTTAagcgggcaccttaccgattcgaccatcgacgctcttTCATTACGTTTAccggtacatacatacatatggtcacgtctacatcccttgtggggtagacagagcgtacagtcttgaaaagactgataggccacgctcagctatttggcttaatgatagaattgagattcaaatagtgacaggttgctagcccatcgcctaaaaaaattatcccaagtttctaagttatcccttagtcgctttttgcgacatccatgggaaagagatggagtggttctattcttttttgtactggtgccgggaaccacacggcaccggtACACTAAAACAAATGCGAAACGTAAACAAACCCGTTTGATTCAGAATCTCGAAAACTTTGGCGTTCGTCTGATTGGAGATTTCAGCTTTCCCTTTAAGATCGTGGGCCTTAACGCCATCCCCAGCGGTGATCCGGTCCTTGTTCAGCAGCAAGCAGTGTCCGGGGTGGTCAGGGAGGTCAAACACCTGCTTGGTTTTACCCTCAATGAGGAGTTTACCAAGCCTGTAGTCACCAACtgcaaacattattttaaagacattTTAAAGACCAGATTTAgtatatcttttgtagtttcttttagcatttaaatgaaattaatgtaattttctttaactCGTAGGTAGCTCTGGACTTCGCTCCAGATaaccatatatgtatatactaaaattagacagagctaatagtcttttcaaggccaCGTAgtctttatgatggaattccGATTCGaaaagtgacagattgttagccgatcgccttcaagaggaaacccaagtttaggagcttatcccttagtcaccttttacgatagcCATTGttaagtggttctattctaaagtgccgcaAACCACAAGTCACACTAAAACAATGTCCTACCCAAAAAGGACTTGTAAGTAATTTCTTATCCTCTGGCGAGAAACTTGCGAGAAACCAGCTTTATaacaaactagctgtgcccgcccgcgacttcgtccgcgtggaatagttattttgtcaCGCGTAtaagaaagaacgctggttcgccgtattaaatgtttcgctgtaaattgcttataacgactatatctcaaaacctattcgtctgatttatatactgtaaatggcaattttagtctacatgaaaagctgaaagtaataaacatatttatttggataaggattaatactgaattaaagaaaattggtttcaaaataacttatgtttataatgaaaaataatcttaaaaaatgaacataaaagtggttattgtaagtaaaccttaagagatagatatatgctctcgcggacttttttgtggcaaaaaatgagtacttcacatctttagtacattgttttactatatctttgttggtttgcgcagcgttcgcgtggaaagctcgcagatggccgactcattcaactttcacctgcattgttgacgtttcccgtaggaaatccgggataaaatgtagcctataacCTTCCtagataaatagactatctaacagtgaaagaattattcaaatcggttcagtagtttctgagattagcgcgtttaaacaaacaaacaaacaaaacaaactcttcagctttataatattagtatagatgctTGCCAACATGACTTTCGCAGGTCAAGTTTTTCCCAAAAGAAGAAGACGTGGCTTTTCCCAAGAGATACGTTACCGTGGAAATTCCCATTTTTTACTGAAACATTTTTGACAATAGTGTGATATGGATAAAGTGGTGTTAACATGGATTCAAATATTTCCTACACAATGCACGTggtaacataaatacatacatctgAACACGTCTATaatccttgcggggttgacaaatccaacagtcttcaagactgataggccatgttcagctgtttggcttaatgataaaattgagattcagtagtgacaggttgctagcctgtcgcctaaaagaaaaatcccaactTTAAAAGCCTctcttttagtcgccttttacgacatccacggggaaagagatggagtggtcctattcttttttctattggtgccaggaaccacacggcaacattACGTGGTAACAGTATAATTATCctatttataattctattctaGGGATCAAACAActatgtgcaataaaaataaataataagttatcaTGTCACCTATGTATATGAGAGATAAACCTTAatgagtttgttttttttcttgcaTATTTCAAAACTAAGCGAATTCTGTAAAATTTAGTTAAttatcatatcgcttaataacataatatatttatttaaagtttattgtacaaaatgcaaatgtatagcacaattgccGGACTTATTTaagttcaaaaataataaaaagaatcatgcGTAGTAATGGGATTCGAACCAGGTTGTCAGTTACGATTCAGATGCCATTCATCCACGGAAGTTTTTATGATGAAATCACCAAAGATTGAGGTAGCCCCAAAGTAAAAATCGAAACTTGTGTCATGGGAAACTAACTCAAGAgatattatattcttttaataaatacatacctatatatgcaaaaaacatacaaaacattataaaaaagttcGTTTTTGCACtcgccgggattcgaacccggagaATACAACCACTACGGCTAACAGGCGGTCTATgaaaatacattacatataccATGTTCTATCtcttactgggtagacagagcccaatGATACCTATGGTCATTAGTGGAATAAACCTCCAAGactagtacctacctatgtaaaAAATAGGTTGGTA
It encodes:
- the LOC106130953 gene encoding bifunctional phosphoribosylaminoimidazole carboxylase/phosphoribosylaminoimidazole succinocarboxamide synthetase isoform X1 encodes the protein MSQPKQVGDYRLGKLLIEGKTKQVFDLPDHPGHCLLLNKDRITAGDGVKAHDLKGKAEISNQTNAKVFEILNQTGLRTAYVKMASPSAFVSKKCEMIPIEWVTRRLATGSFLKRNPGVPEGFRFTPPKQETFFKDDANHDPQWSEEQIVCANFKFNGLTIGRDEVDYMRKATILVFEILEKAWALRDCALIDMKIEFGVDTEGNIVLADVIDSDSWRLWPSGDKRLMVDKQVYRNLSTVTDADLDNVKRNFAWVKDQLDHLRPTVHHKVVVMMGSTADQEHCQKIAKAGRELGLSVDLRVTSAHKATDETLRILQEYEDTHGALVFVAVAGRSNGLGPVLSGNTSYPVINCPPPSDKLVQDIWSSLSVPSGLGCVTVIYPDSAALMAAQIIGLQDYLIWARLRVKQLETAASLRKADKKLKNLTL
- the LOC106130953 gene encoding bifunctional phosphoribosylaminoimidazole carboxylase/phosphoribosylaminoimidazole succinocarboxamide synthetase isoform X2, with protein sequence MASPSAFVSKKCEMIPIEWVTRRLATGSFLKRNPGVPEGFRFTPPKQETFFKDDANHDPQWSEEQIVCANFKFNGLTIGRDEVDYMRKATILVFEILEKAWALRDCALIDMKIEFGVDTEGNIVLADVIDSDSWRLWPSGDKRLMVDKQVYRNLSTVTDADLDNVKRNFAWVKDQLDHLRPTVHHKVVVMMGSTADQEHCQKIAKAGRELGLSVDLRVTSAHKATDETLRILQEYEDTHGALVFVAVAGRSNGLGPVLSGNTSYPVINCPPPSDKLVQDIWSSLSVPSGLGCVTVIYPDSAALMAAQIIGLQDYLIWARLRVKQLETAASLRKADKKLKNLTL